A window from Deltaproteobacteria bacterium encodes these proteins:
- a CDS encoding ABC transporter substrate-binding protein, with protein sequence MNRASLSLGLLLFTISCGPKVPTPILKRSDGTTVQNVPKPNQDDENLAAALANDAKIQTQKGHTEAAAAKEQQIIESYPATLAAAQLYLQRAVAFEKSGELNAAISNYEKLLFFRPSFADANAIRESYANLLISAGRYNDAANMLLALYDQGNNNDKLRIALPLTDALVGAHRSGDALIVLAQVQSLKEAQTKALEIINTSLPLKDAVFVWDRLNGSLHWSAIEPALAYKLAKIYYHVRDFKRSESMLKLVATRYPSSQFAAPAREFAARLQSRFVVHPQTIGIILPLSGKFEQYGQRSLAAIKVGLGKDSSVQLVIKDTKGEAQIAAQAVEDLVLADHVIAIIGPLFANEALAAAQKAEELSVPLITLSFRDGLPQIGPYIFCTALTIETQAKELARVAFEEMGFSRFAILFPRNSYGREFIRLFWDEVDKRKGEIRAVETYDNDQTTFTEPAKRLVGRWNVSARADFREALAALRAKKLPAHRMHSAIENLQKRLTPIIDFDAIIIPDSGRKISLIAPALAVEDVVTTRDPKELEKIKKATGNPKVSPVTLLGGSTWNHQQTVAGCERYCEGAVFVDGFFADSTKPKVRNFVAEFQEASGAAPQLSDAQAFDTFNLLHKIIIEAKPTDRIELRDALTRMVNYEGITGSLRFNADGEVNKKLFVLTISDGLIRQWEKAPLPPQG encoded by the coding sequence ATGAATCGTGCATCTTTATCACTTGGATTGCTATTGTTCACCATTTCCTGTGGCCCCAAGGTACCAACACCAATTCTTAAAAGATCTGACGGCACTACAGTGCAGAATGTGCCTAAACCTAATCAAGATGATGAAAATCTTGCGGCTGCCCTTGCTAATGATGCAAAAATTCAAACCCAAAAAGGCCATACTGAAGCTGCTGCCGCTAAAGAACAACAAATTATCGAAAGCTATCCAGCAACTTTAGCTGCCGCTCAATTATATTTACAGCGAGCTGTGGCTTTTGAAAAAAGTGGTGAGCTAAATGCTGCGATTAGCAATTATGAAAAGCTGCTATTCTTTAGACCATCATTTGCCGACGCCAATGCTATACGTGAAAGTTATGCAAATTTATTAATTAGCGCTGGTCGTTACAACGACGCTGCTAATATGTTGCTAGCTCTTTATGATCAGGGTAATAATAATGATAAACTACGTATTGCATTACCTTTAACAGATGCTCTTGTGGGTGCACATCGAAGTGGTGATGCCTTAATTGTTTTAGCGCAAGTTCAAAGTCTTAAAGAGGCTCAAACAAAAGCTTTAGAAATAATTAATACATCATTACCCTTAAAAGACGCTGTTTTTGTTTGGGATAGACTAAACGGCAGTTTACACTGGAGTGCAATTGAACCAGCACTCGCTTATAAACTTGCAAAAATATACTATCACGTGCGCGACTTTAAACGTTCTGAGTCGATGCTTAAACTTGTAGCAACACGCTACCCATCATCACAATTTGCAGCGCCAGCACGTGAATTTGCGGCGAGATTGCAATCACGCTTTGTCGTACATCCACAAACTATTGGCATTATTTTGCCTTTATCGGGCAAATTCGAACAATATGGTCAACGCTCTTTAGCTGCCATTAAAGTTGGTTTAGGCAAAGACTCTTCTGTGCAACTAGTAATTAAAGACACTAAAGGTGAAGCTCAAATAGCAGCACAGGCCGTTGAAGATTTAGTATTGGCTGATCATGTCATTGCCATTATTGGGCCGTTATTTGCTAACGAAGCTTTAGCAGCAGCGCAGAAAGCTGAAGAATTATCAGTACCACTTATTACTTTGTCATTTCGTGATGGCCTGCCACAAATAGGCCCTTACATTTTTTGCACTGCCCTCACCATTGAAACCCAGGCAAAAGAGCTTGCTAGAGTTGCCTTTGAAGAGATGGGCTTTTCGCGTTTTGCAATTCTATTTCCGCGCAATAGTTACGGACGTGAATTCATACGGTTATTTTGGGACGAAGTTGATAAACGTAAAGGCGAAATTCGCGCAGTTGAAACATATGATAATGATCAAACTACTTTCACTGAACCTGCTAAACGCCTTGTTGGTCGTTGGAATGTCAGCGCTCGTGCAGATTTTCGTGAAGCACTTGCAGCTTTGCGCGCTAAAAAACTTCCGGCGCATCGTATGCACTCAGCTATTGAAAATTTACAAAAACGGCTCACTCCCATAATTGATTTTGACGCAATTATCATTCCTGATTCTGGGCGTAAAATCAGCTTAATCGCCCCAGCATTGGCGGTTGAAGATGTAGTAACGACTCGTGATCCTAAAGAATTAGAAAAAATTAAAAAGGCAACCGGCAATCCTAAAGTTAGTCCTGTTACTCTTTTAGGTGGTAGCACCTGGAATCATCAACAGACTGTTGCTGGCTGTGAGCGTTATTGCGAAGGTGCAGTTTTTGTTGATGGTTTTTTTGCAGATAGCACCAAACCCAAAGTACGTAATTTTGTCGCTGAATTTCAAGAGGCCAGTGGCGCTGCACCGCAACTTTCTGATGCTCAAGCGTTCGATACCTTTAATTTACTACATAAAATTATAATTGAAGCCAAACCAACGGATCGCATTGAACTTCGTGATGCTTTAACTCGTATGGTTAATTATGAAGGTATCACGGGTTCACTACGTTTTAATGCTGATGGTGAGGTTAATAAAAAGCTATTTGTCTTAACCATCTCTGATGGTCTTATTCGTCAATGGGAAAAGGCACCACTGCCTCCGCAGGGTTAA